Proteins from one Syngnathoides biaculeatus isolate LvHL_M chromosome 8, ASM1980259v1, whole genome shotgun sequence genomic window:
- the LOC133505229 gene encoding eukaryotic translation initiation factor 4 gamma 1-like isoform X10: MSSLQLAEAVTPLQDENTLIGIATNGQGLAKIRIRDPNQGGRDVTEEIMSGGHTGSTPTPPQTDICESNTRVVKASGESTPAPIAPLQVGADDGEKPLLAPLSQPPIIKDDPTPSEASSSDTNNKPTVLSLISEALETPVSTSSISPPAPIVPITKIMYTNKPSRKLCPELQSAPEVPAYPGPLPDPMPSSAVQENLECTATNLEEVDGIREEEVQSEGAFSFMDNTLTLFSSSSTNGVAERVPESPSVLLSSGCQQSPLESPIAQPEELCVSNGLPRPSPQDPEAFVMSTQECDDSPIAEPDICWHPLLKSSKTLTHIVPRSVVESATAPIAEFISAINPEVPAETIVQTASSQAENEGTVPLTSQNTADTPIPQSNVTVATTPLIVTGLKDDHELETVTSPPQVVPKIETTMQAPVSVPKKKRKMKDLNKKEAVGDLLDAFKEEKIVVPPDPKVESTTSAETQRPGPSPPLEDTDLTWEDKEDKLDAENIQPNTSEQTATDKEYRYKEEQWKPINREEKKKYDRGFLLGFQFISASMNKPEGLPAINDVVLDKANKTPLRQLDPSRLPGMNCGPDFTPSFANLGRPGMGAGSRGPPAGMGVGIGGPRRSQQMQRKEPRKIITSMSLNEDVKLNKAEQAWKPSVKKTVGGFTREEAVENDQEQLKTQQLLKKVRSILNKLTPQKFQQLMKQVSELTIDTEERLKGVIDLTFEKAISEPDFSVAYANMCRCVMGLKVQATNKPGDTVNFRKLLLNRCQNEFEKDKDDNKIFEKKQRELEAAEEDEKQRLIEDLEESKNKARRRSLGNIKFIGELFKLKMLTEVIMHECIVKLLKNHDEESLECLCRLLSTIGKDLDFGKAKHLMDHYFNQMEKVIKEKKTNSRIRFMLRDVVDLRRNNWVPRRSDQGPKTIDQIHKEAELEEHREQMKVQHALISKKDSFSGSGTRMGGAGSGTRGGPHNPSRGVSPQDDGWNTVPISKNRTYDAKFKFPKTPAFDVHTQCLAPGGKGALSWGRGSSGGSVNKLTDSESNIRTATNTLNRFSPLQQGLSGTSAESDRPVPQRNSSSRERGERFDHSDRTDRGFDRRDDRDRNRLQVPATRGFSREKEERSREREQHGSANQVRKVANMTDDRDRSSKERPMSRENVRRETAATPPPLQTATKPALTVEELTKKSKAIIEEYLHILNIQEALQCVQEINCPQLLYVFVQFGLESTLERSTEIRENLGRLLHHLVKTSILPTEQYYKGLHEILEIAEEMAIDIPYIWLYLSELITPMLHEGGIPMGDLFKEISKPLIPLGKAGDLFVRILSSLCKEMSHNRVGTMWREAELQWKDFLPEDVDVNKFAMEKNVAFTLAVEPEKSKTKKMSSAELTRQLERLIQDKADNKRLIDWIQANLNEEQTTSYMFVRVLMTCICQSAIICENPYKVNEEMINYRATLLQKFLKDEQKELQALYALQALMVHMEQPANLLRMFFDILYDEEVIKDDAFYKWESCKDPAEQQGKGVALKSVTGFFTWLRQADESDNS, translated from the exons ATGTCAAGCCTGCAACTTGCTGAAGCGGTCACTCCACTCCAGGATGAGAATACTCTGATAGGAATAGCTACCAATGGACAGGGCCTGGCAAAG ATCAGAATAAGAGACCCAAACCAAGGTGGTCGGGACGTCACAGAGGAGATTATGTCAGGGGGGCATACAGGCTCTACTCCAACCCCACCACAG ACTGACATATGTGAATCAAACACGCGAGTGGTCAAGGCCAGTGGTGAGAGCACCCCAGCTCCTATTGCTCCATTACAGGTTGGAGCAG atgATGGAGAAAAACCTTTGCTGGCTCCTCTGTCACAGCCACCTATTATTAAGGATGACCCAACCCCTTCAGAGGCTTCCTCCTCTGACACCAACAATAAGCCAACAGTACTGTCGCTAATATCAGAAGCACTTGAAACCCCTGTCAGCACTAGTTCTATTTCTCCCCCTGCACCCATTGTTCCCATTACAAAGATAATGTACACAAACAAACCTTCCAGAAAACTATGCCCAGAGCTCCAATCTGCACCAGAGGTGCCTGCCTACCCTGGACCCCTTCCTGATCCTATGCCTTCATCTGCAGTTCAGGAAAATCTAGAATGCACAGCCACAAATCTTGAGGAGGTAGATGGGATTAGAGAGGAGGAGGTACAATCAGAGGGTGCTTTTTCTTTTATGGACAATACTCTTAcacttttctcctcctcctccacaaaTGGTGTGGCTGAGCGTGTGCCAGAAAGTCCTTCGGTCCTGTTGTCATCTGGTTGCCAGCAGTCTCCTCTCGAGTCTCCTATTGCTCAACCAGAGGAGCTCTGTGTTTCTAATGGTTTACCACGTCCATCCCCTCAAGATCCAGAGGCCTTTGTTATGAGTACACAAGAGTGTGATGACAGCCCCATTGCAGAGCCTGACATTTGTTGGCACCCTCTCCTTAAATCCTCCAAAACCCTCACACACATCGTCCCTCGATCAGTTGTTGAATCAGCCACAGCACCTATTGCCGAGTTTATTTCTGCCATCAATCCAGAGGTTCCTGCTGAAACAATTGTGCAGACAGCATCCTCCCAGGCTGAAAATGAAGGAACTGTTCCTCTTACCTCTCAAAACACAGCAGACACCCCAATACCTCAATCCAATGTCACGGTAGCAACGACACCTTTAATCGTGACAGGCTTAAAAGATGACCATGAGCTAGAAACAGTGACAAGTCCTCCACAAGTAGTCCCCAAAATAGAAACTACTATGCAAG CTCCTGTGTCTGTaccaaagaaaaagaggaaaatgaagGATTTGAACAAAAAGGAGGCAGTTGGAGATCTACTGGATGCATTtaaagag GAAAAAATAGTTGTACCACCGGATCCAAAGGTTGAGTCAACAACATCAGCTGAAACCCAACGTCCTGGTCCATCTCCTCCACTAGAGGACACAGACTTAACCTGGGAGGACAAGGAGGACAAGCTGGATGCTGAGAATATTCAGCCAAACACTTCCGAGCAGACAGCAACTGACAAGGAGTATCGGTATAAAGAGG AACAATGGAAACCAATCAATcgagaggagaagaaaaagtaCGACCGAGGTTTTCTTCTGGGATTCCAATTTATCTCAGCCAGCATGAATAAACCTGAGGGTCTTCCTGCCATTAATGATGTCGTCCTCGACAAG GCCAACAAGACTCCTCTGCGCCAGCTTGACCCCAGTCGCCTTCCTGGAATGAACTGTGGTCCTGACTTCACACCTTCCTTTGCAAACCTTGGCAGGCCAGGTATGGGAGCAGGAAGTAGAGGACca CCTGCTGGTATGGGTGTAGGCATAGGGGGCCCGCGTCGTTCTCAGCAGATGCAACGGAAAGAACCAAGGAAAATCATTACCAGCATGTCACTCAATGAGGATGTGAAGCTCAACAAGGCAGAGCAAGCATGGAAGCCTTCAGTGAAAAAAACAGTGGGTGGCTTTACAAGGGAAGAGGCTGTAGAGAATGATCAAGAGCAACTCAAGACACAACAATTGTTAAAAAAGGTCCGCAGTATCCTGAACAAACTAACCCCTCAAAAGTTCCAACAGCTAATGAAACAAGTTTCAGAACTTACTATCGACACAGAGGAGAGGTTAAAAGGTGTCATAGACCTCACCTTTGAAAAGGCCATCTCTGAGCCAGACTTTTCTGTGGCCTATGCCAACATGTGCCGCTGCGTTATGGGG CTAAAAGTCCAAGCTACAAATAAGCCAGGAGACACTGTGAATTTCCGGAAGCTGCTACTGAATCGgtgccaaaatgagtttgagaagGATAAAGATGACAATAAGATCtttgagaagaagcagagaGAGCTGGAGGCTGCAGAAGAG GATGAGAAGCAAAGGCTAATTGAGGATCTTGAAGAGTCTAAAAACAAGGCTAGGAGGCGCTCACTTGGTAATATTAAGTTCATCGGTGAACTATTCAAACTTAAGATGCTCACAGAAGTCATCATGCATGAGTGCATTGTCAAACTACTAAAAAACCATGACGAGGAGTCTCTGGAGTGCCTGTGCAGACTGTTATCCACTATTGGAAAGGATCTAGACTTTGgaaaggcaaag CATCTCATGGACCATTACTTCAATCAGATGGAAAAAGtcataaaggaaaaaaagaccaacTCCAGGATCCGCTTTATGTTGCGAGATGTGGTGGACCTTCGACGG AATAATTGGGTGCCCAGACGAAGTGACCAAGGCCCAAAGACAATTGACCAGATCCACAAAGAGGCTGAGTTGGAGGAGCACAGAGAGCAGATGAAAGTGCAGCATGCCCTCATCTCCAAAAAAGACTCTTTTAGTGGTTCAGGAACCAGAATGGGTGGAGCAGGATCAGGGACTCGTGGAGGACCTCACAATCCTAGTCGTGGTGTTTCCCCACAAGATGATGGGTGGAACACAGTTCCCATATCCAAGAACCGAACTTATGACGCAAAGTTCAAATTCCCTAAG ACACCTGCTTTTGATGTCCACACTCAGTGCCTTGCTCCAGGAGGCAAAGGTGCTTTGAGCTGGGGTCGGGGCAGCAGCGGGGGTAGTGTCAACAAGCTTACAGATTCTG AATCCAACATTCGTACAGCTACCAACACTCTAAACAGGTTCTCACCTCTACAACAGGGCTTGTCAGGAACTTCAGCAGAGTCAGACAGGCCGGTTCCTCAGAG AAACAGCTCAAGTCGTGAGCGAGGCGAGCGGTTTGACCATTCTGACCGCACTGATCGTGGATTCGACCGCCGTGATGACCGTGATCGAAACCGGCTACAGGTTCCTGCTACACGCGGCTTCAGTCGAGAAAAAGAGGAGCGTAGCCGGGAGAGAGAGCAGCATGGATCAGCAAATCAAGTTCGCAAAGTAGCAAATATGACAGATGACAGGGATCGGAGCAGTAAAGAGAGACCTATGAGTCGAGAGAATG TGAGGAGAGAAACAGCTGCAACTCCTCCACCTCTCCAAACTGCTACCAAGCCGGCCTTGACTGTTGAAGAgctaacaaaaaaatccaaagccaTCATCGAAGAATATCTCCATATCCTTAATATTCAG GAGGCCCTGCAATGTGTGCAGGAGATAAACTGCCCTCAGCTATTGTATGTGTTTGTACAATTCGGGCTGGAGTCAACACTGGAGCGCAGCACTGAGATCAGAGAGAACCTAGGTCGGCTGCTGCACCACCTCGTTAAGACAAGCATCCTCCCAACGGAACAGTATTATAAAGG GCTTCATGAAATCCTGGAGATTGCTGAGGAAATGGCAATAGATATCCCGTACATCTGGCTCTACCTGTCAGAACTGATCACTCCCATGCTCCATGAGGGAGGAATCCCCATGGGAGACCTTTTCAA GGAGATTTCAAAGCCTTTGATCCCTCTGGGCAAAGCAGGAGACCTGTTTGTCCGTATCCTCAGTTCATTGTGCAAAGAGATG AGCCATAACAGGGTGGGCACAATGTGGAGGGAGGCAGAACTCCAGTGGAAAGACTTCCTCCCTGAGGATGTAGACGTCAACAAGTTTGCGATGGAAAAG AATGTGGCGTTCACACTGGCTGTAGAGCCTGAGAAGAGCAAAACCAAGAAGATGAGCTCTGCAGAGCTGACCAGACAACTTGAAAGACTGATCCAGGACAAAGCTGATAACAAAAGACTCATTGACTGGATTCAG GCCAACCTGAATGAGGAACAGACCACCTCCTACATGTTTGTGAGAGTATTGATGACCTGTATCTGCCAATCAGCAATCATCT
- the LOC133505229 gene encoding eukaryotic translation initiation factor 4 gamma 1-like isoform X11 — MWPHHNILYQLERQVSIQAQVHLNTVVTIRIRDPNQGGRDVTEEIMSGGHTGSTPTPPQTDICESNTRVVKASGESTPAPIAPLQVGADDGEKPLLAPLSQPPIIKDDPTPSEASSSDTNNKPTVLSLISEALETPVSTSSISPPAPIVPITKIMYTNKPSRKLCPELQSAPEVPAYPGPLPDPMPSSAVQENLECTATNLEEVDGIREEEVQSEGAFSFMDNTLTLFSSSSTNGVAERVPESPSVLLSSGCQQSPLESPIAQPEELCVSNGLPRPSPQDPEAFVMSTQECDDSPIAEPDICWHPLLKSSKTLTHIVPRSVVESATAPIAEFISAINPEVPAETIVQTASSQAENEGTVPLTSQNTADTPIPQSNVTVATTPLIVTGLKDDHELETVTSPPQVVPKIETTMQAPVSVPKKKRKMKDLNKKEAVGDLLDAFKEEKIVVPPDPKVESTTSAETQRPGPSPPLEDTDLTWEDKEDKLDAENIQPNTSEQTATDKEYRYKEEQWKPINREEKKKYDRGFLLGFQFISASMNKPEGLPAINDVVLDKANKTPLRQLDPSRLPGMNCGPDFTPSFANLGRPGMGAGSRGPPAGMGVGIGGPRRSQQMQRKEPRKIITSMSLNEDVKLNKAEQAWKPSVKKTVGGFTREEAVENDQEQLKTQQLLKKVRSILNKLTPQKFQQLMKQVSELTIDTEERLKGVIDLTFEKAISEPDFSVAYANMCRCVMGLKVQATNKPGDTVNFRKLLLNRCQNEFEKDKDDNKIFEKKQRELEAAEEDEKQRLIEDLEESKNKARRRSLGNIKFIGELFKLKMLTEVIMHECIVKLLKNHDEESLECLCRLLSTIGKDLDFGKAKHLMDHYFNQMEKVIKEKKTNSRIRFMLRDVVDLRRNNWVPRRSDQGPKTIDQIHKEAELEEHREQMKVQHALISKKDSFSGSGTRMGGAGSGTRGGPHNPSRGVSPQDDGWNTVPISKNRTYDAKFKFPKTPAFDVHTQCLAPGGKGALSWGRGSSGGSVNKLTDSESNIRTATNTLNRFSPLQQGLSGTSAESDRPVPQRNSSSRERGERFDHSDRTDRGFDRRDDRDRNRLQVPATRGFSREKEERSREREQHGSANQVRKVANMTDDRDRSSKERPMSRENVRRETAATPPPLQTATKPALTVEELTKKSKAIIEEYLHILNIQEALQCVQEINCPQLLYVFVQFGLESTLERSTEIRENLGRLLHHLVKTSILPTEQYYKGLHEILEIAEEMAIDIPYIWLYLSELITPMLHEGGIPMGDLFKEISKPLIPLGKAGDLFVRILSSLCKEMSHNRVGTMWREAELQWKDFLPEDVDVNKFAMEKNVAFTLAVEPEKSKTKKMSSAELTRQLERLIQDKADNKRLIDWIQANLNEEQTTSYMFVRVLMTCICQSAIICENPYKVNEEMINYRATLLQKFLKDEQKELQALYALQALMVHMEQPANLLRMFFDILYDEEVIKDDAFYKWESCKDPAEQQGKGVALKSVTGFFTWLRQADESDNS, encoded by the exons ATCAGAATAAGAGACCCAAACCAAGGTGGTCGGGACGTCACAGAGGAGATTATGTCAGGGGGGCATACAGGCTCTACTCCAACCCCACCACAG ACTGACATATGTGAATCAAACACGCGAGTGGTCAAGGCCAGTGGTGAGAGCACCCCAGCTCCTATTGCTCCATTACAGGTTGGAGCAG atgATGGAGAAAAACCTTTGCTGGCTCCTCTGTCACAGCCACCTATTATTAAGGATGACCCAACCCCTTCAGAGGCTTCCTCCTCTGACACCAACAATAAGCCAACAGTACTGTCGCTAATATCAGAAGCACTTGAAACCCCTGTCAGCACTAGTTCTATTTCTCCCCCTGCACCCATTGTTCCCATTACAAAGATAATGTACACAAACAAACCTTCCAGAAAACTATGCCCAGAGCTCCAATCTGCACCAGAGGTGCCTGCCTACCCTGGACCCCTTCCTGATCCTATGCCTTCATCTGCAGTTCAGGAAAATCTAGAATGCACAGCCACAAATCTTGAGGAGGTAGATGGGATTAGAGAGGAGGAGGTACAATCAGAGGGTGCTTTTTCTTTTATGGACAATACTCTTAcacttttctcctcctcctccacaaaTGGTGTGGCTGAGCGTGTGCCAGAAAGTCCTTCGGTCCTGTTGTCATCTGGTTGCCAGCAGTCTCCTCTCGAGTCTCCTATTGCTCAACCAGAGGAGCTCTGTGTTTCTAATGGTTTACCACGTCCATCCCCTCAAGATCCAGAGGCCTTTGTTATGAGTACACAAGAGTGTGATGACAGCCCCATTGCAGAGCCTGACATTTGTTGGCACCCTCTCCTTAAATCCTCCAAAACCCTCACACACATCGTCCCTCGATCAGTTGTTGAATCAGCCACAGCACCTATTGCCGAGTTTATTTCTGCCATCAATCCAGAGGTTCCTGCTGAAACAATTGTGCAGACAGCATCCTCCCAGGCTGAAAATGAAGGAACTGTTCCTCTTACCTCTCAAAACACAGCAGACACCCCAATACCTCAATCCAATGTCACGGTAGCAACGACACCTTTAATCGTGACAGGCTTAAAAGATGACCATGAGCTAGAAACAGTGACAAGTCCTCCACAAGTAGTCCCCAAAATAGAAACTACTATGCAAG CTCCTGTGTCTGTaccaaagaaaaagaggaaaatgaagGATTTGAACAAAAAGGAGGCAGTTGGAGATCTACTGGATGCATTtaaagag GAAAAAATAGTTGTACCACCGGATCCAAAGGTTGAGTCAACAACATCAGCTGAAACCCAACGTCCTGGTCCATCTCCTCCACTAGAGGACACAGACTTAACCTGGGAGGACAAGGAGGACAAGCTGGATGCTGAGAATATTCAGCCAAACACTTCCGAGCAGACAGCAACTGACAAGGAGTATCGGTATAAAGAGG AACAATGGAAACCAATCAATcgagaggagaagaaaaagtaCGACCGAGGTTTTCTTCTGGGATTCCAATTTATCTCAGCCAGCATGAATAAACCTGAGGGTCTTCCTGCCATTAATGATGTCGTCCTCGACAAG GCCAACAAGACTCCTCTGCGCCAGCTTGACCCCAGTCGCCTTCCTGGAATGAACTGTGGTCCTGACTTCACACCTTCCTTTGCAAACCTTGGCAGGCCAGGTATGGGAGCAGGAAGTAGAGGACca CCTGCTGGTATGGGTGTAGGCATAGGGGGCCCGCGTCGTTCTCAGCAGATGCAACGGAAAGAACCAAGGAAAATCATTACCAGCATGTCACTCAATGAGGATGTGAAGCTCAACAAGGCAGAGCAAGCATGGAAGCCTTCAGTGAAAAAAACAGTGGGTGGCTTTACAAGGGAAGAGGCTGTAGAGAATGATCAAGAGCAACTCAAGACACAACAATTGTTAAAAAAGGTCCGCAGTATCCTGAACAAACTAACCCCTCAAAAGTTCCAACAGCTAATGAAACAAGTTTCAGAACTTACTATCGACACAGAGGAGAGGTTAAAAGGTGTCATAGACCTCACCTTTGAAAAGGCCATCTCTGAGCCAGACTTTTCTGTGGCCTATGCCAACATGTGCCGCTGCGTTATGGGG CTAAAAGTCCAAGCTACAAATAAGCCAGGAGACACTGTGAATTTCCGGAAGCTGCTACTGAATCGgtgccaaaatgagtttgagaagGATAAAGATGACAATAAGATCtttgagaagaagcagagaGAGCTGGAGGCTGCAGAAGAG GATGAGAAGCAAAGGCTAATTGAGGATCTTGAAGAGTCTAAAAACAAGGCTAGGAGGCGCTCACTTGGTAATATTAAGTTCATCGGTGAACTATTCAAACTTAAGATGCTCACAGAAGTCATCATGCATGAGTGCATTGTCAAACTACTAAAAAACCATGACGAGGAGTCTCTGGAGTGCCTGTGCAGACTGTTATCCACTATTGGAAAGGATCTAGACTTTGgaaaggcaaag CATCTCATGGACCATTACTTCAATCAGATGGAAAAAGtcataaaggaaaaaaagaccaacTCCAGGATCCGCTTTATGTTGCGAGATGTGGTGGACCTTCGACGG AATAATTGGGTGCCCAGACGAAGTGACCAAGGCCCAAAGACAATTGACCAGATCCACAAAGAGGCTGAGTTGGAGGAGCACAGAGAGCAGATGAAAGTGCAGCATGCCCTCATCTCCAAAAAAGACTCTTTTAGTGGTTCAGGAACCAGAATGGGTGGAGCAGGATCAGGGACTCGTGGAGGACCTCACAATCCTAGTCGTGGTGTTTCCCCACAAGATGATGGGTGGAACACAGTTCCCATATCCAAGAACCGAACTTATGACGCAAAGTTCAAATTCCCTAAG ACACCTGCTTTTGATGTCCACACTCAGTGCCTTGCTCCAGGAGGCAAAGGTGCTTTGAGCTGGGGTCGGGGCAGCAGCGGGGGTAGTGTCAACAAGCTTACAGATTCTG AATCCAACATTCGTACAGCTACCAACACTCTAAACAGGTTCTCACCTCTACAACAGGGCTTGTCAGGAACTTCAGCAGAGTCAGACAGGCCGGTTCCTCAGAG AAACAGCTCAAGTCGTGAGCGAGGCGAGCGGTTTGACCATTCTGACCGCACTGATCGTGGATTCGACCGCCGTGATGACCGTGATCGAAACCGGCTACAGGTTCCTGCTACACGCGGCTTCAGTCGAGAAAAAGAGGAGCGTAGCCGGGAGAGAGAGCAGCATGGATCAGCAAATCAAGTTCGCAAAGTAGCAAATATGACAGATGACAGGGATCGGAGCAGTAAAGAGAGACCTATGAGTCGAGAGAATG TGAGGAGAGAAACAGCTGCAACTCCTCCACCTCTCCAAACTGCTACCAAGCCGGCCTTGACTGTTGAAGAgctaacaaaaaaatccaaagccaTCATCGAAGAATATCTCCATATCCTTAATATTCAG GAGGCCCTGCAATGTGTGCAGGAGATAAACTGCCCTCAGCTATTGTATGTGTTTGTACAATTCGGGCTGGAGTCAACACTGGAGCGCAGCACTGAGATCAGAGAGAACCTAGGTCGGCTGCTGCACCACCTCGTTAAGACAAGCATCCTCCCAACGGAACAGTATTATAAAGG GCTTCATGAAATCCTGGAGATTGCTGAGGAAATGGCAATAGATATCCCGTACATCTGGCTCTACCTGTCAGAACTGATCACTCCCATGCTCCATGAGGGAGGAATCCCCATGGGAGACCTTTTCAA GGAGATTTCAAAGCCTTTGATCCCTCTGGGCAAAGCAGGAGACCTGTTTGTCCGTATCCTCAGTTCATTGTGCAAAGAGATG AGCCATAACAGGGTGGGCACAATGTGGAGGGAGGCAGAACTCCAGTGGAAAGACTTCCTCCCTGAGGATGTAGACGTCAACAAGTTTGCGATGGAAAAG AATGTGGCGTTCACACTGGCTGTAGAGCCTGAGAAGAGCAAAACCAAGAAGATGAGCTCTGCAGAGCTGACCAGACAACTTGAAAGACTGATCCAGGACAAAGCTGATAACAAAAGACTCATTGACTGGATTCAG GCCAACCTGAATGAGGAACAGACCACCTCCTACATGTTTGTGAGAGTATTGATGACCTGTATCTGCCAATCAGCAATCATCT